Proteins encoded in a region of the Prunus persica cultivar Lovell chromosome G4, Prunus_persica_NCBIv2, whole genome shotgun sequence genome:
- the LOC18780387 gene encoding pentatricopeptide repeat-containing protein At4g18975, chloroplastic, which translates to MFVSSGNSTSCQFPLPGIDQMKTTEAALSLGFGFSNCRTSLLWKRNSLHHTVSINAFNVKCSFKQSRQPLTSPKAIEKKTIKKVGRKEHHLWQKRDSAGSGQKALNLVRIVSGLPNEKETVYGALDKWTAWETEFPLIAAVKALRILRKRSQWVRVIQVAKWMLSKGQGATMGTYDTLLLAFDMDQRVDEAESLWNMILHTHTRSISKRLFSRMISLYDHHDKQNKIIEVFADMEELGVKPDEDTVRRVARAFKELGQEENKTLVLRRYQCKWKYIHFKGERVKVRTNAWDEDDNLSN; encoded by the exons ATGTTTGTGAGTTCCGGAAATTCTACTTCTTGTCAGTTCCCCTTACCAGGAATTGATCAG ATGAAAACAACTGAAGCAGCTTTGTCATTGGGGTTTGGCTTTTCTAATTGTAGAACTTCTCTCTTGTGGAAG AGAAATTCTCTACATCACACGGTGTCTATAAATGCATTCAATGTCAAGTGCTCCTTCAAGCAAAGTAGACAACCTCTAACCAGTCCAAAAGCAATTGAGAA gaaaacaatCAAGAAGGTGGGAAGGAAAGAGCACCACTTATGGCAGAAAAGAGACTCGGCTGGGTCTGGGCAAAAGGCACTCAATCTCGTCAGAATT GTCTCCGGTCTTCCTAATGAGAAAGAGACAGTTTATGGAGCATTAGATAAATGGACAGCTTGGGAGACTGAGTTTCCATTGATTGCAGCTGTTAAGGCCTTGAGAATCCTAAGGAAGAGGAGTCAATGGGTGCGTGTAATTCAG GTGGCAAAGTGGATGTTGAGCAAAGGCCAAGGAGCAACAATGGGAACATATGACACCCTTCTGCTGGCATTTGATATGGATCAGAGGGTAGATGAGGCTGAATCACTGTGGAACATGATTCTGCACACGCATACACGCTCTATCTCAAAGCGGCTGTTTTCTAGGATGATATCTTTGTATGATCATCATGACAagcaaaataagataatagag GTATTTGCAGACATGGAGGAGCTGGGTGTAAAACCAGATGAAGATACTGTCAGGAGGGTGGCACGTGCTTTTAAGGAACTAGGCCAAGAAGAGAACAAAACACTTGTTTTAAGAAGATACCAGTGTAAATGGAAGTACATTCACTTTAAGGGTGAAAGGGTTAAAGTGAGAACTAATGCATGGGACGAAGACGACAACTTAAGCAACTGA
- the LOC18780250 gene encoding uncharacterized protein LOC18780250: MSWRRQQGEGGSHSGYYSQPWKNHWSSLQKKRKPQDHSVSVPDWEKQFCMRAGSVPWGKLVETKKYMSLHKKIVQWNDSAGEEAFNDAKSWFWAEINGLPCNISLPDPDAYIDDVDWSSSNIDPEVILDLERSREPKPYYYDHGQTLDPEDVVIIGLHQTVSNETVACTWGDCDEDLKNKENVHENPWEPASGHQSKAAAMGGGWGSNTCNKWENNCSRDEWKYGSRKTSYYGRGDHGVSWGNFKSDVNGGSWWHNSRYKNSRFLGDDGYQKAGGRWRKEEQSSRW, encoded by the coding sequence ATGAGTTGGAGAAGACAACAAGGTGAAGGTGGTAGCCACAGTGGTTACTATTCTCAACCGTGGAAGAATCATTGGAGTTCATtacagaagaagagaaagccaCAGGATCACAGCGTGAGCGTGCCTGACTGGGAAAAGCAATTCTGTATGAGGGCTGGCTCAGTTCCATGGGGAAAACTCgtagaaacaaaaaagtataTGTCTCTCCACAAAAAAATTGTTCAATGGAACGATTCTGCTGGCGAGGAGGCATTCAACGATGCGAAAAGCTGGTTCTGGGCGGAGATCAACGGCCTTCCTTGCAACATATCTTTGCCGGATCCTGACGCTTATATTGATGATGTAGATTGGAGCTCGTCCAACATTGATCCTGAGGTGATTTTGGACTTGGAAAGGAGCAGGGAACCTAAACCCTACTACTATGATCATGGTCAAACCCTAGATCCTGAGGATGTTGTCATTATTGGCCTTCATCAGACGGTCTCAAATGAGACGGTTGCGTGCACATGGGGTGACTGCGATGAGGatctgaaaaataaagaaaatgttcATGAAAATCCTTGGGAGCCTGCTTCTGGTCATCAGAGCAAAGCTGCAGCCATGGGTGGAGGATGGGGCAGCAACACTTGTAACAAGTGGGAGAATAATTGCTCACGTGATGAATGGAAGTATGGTTCAAGGAAGACTAGTTATTATGGAAGAGGTGATCATGGAGTTTCTTGGGGAAATTTCAAGTCGGATGTAAATGGTGGCAGTTGGTGGCATAACTCAAGATATAAGAATTCGAGATTTCTCGGTGATGATGGTTATCAGAAAGCCGGAGGGCGGTGGAGGAAGGAGGAACAAAGTTCACGTTGGTGA